The Prionailurus bengalensis isolate Pbe53 chromosome B1, Fcat_Pben_1.1_paternal_pri, whole genome shotgun sequence genomic interval TAGCCCCCTCTTTGCAttgataccattttttttttatatataattttttttttccaacgtttatttatttttgggacagagagagacagagcatgaacgggggaggggcagagagagagggagacacagaatcagaaacaggctccaggctctgagccatcagcccagagcccgacgcgggtctcgaactcacggaccgtgagatcgtgacctggctgaagttggacgcttaaccgactgcgccacccaggcgccccaataccattttttttttaattttattttttaagtaatctctacaccccatgtgggggtTGAATGTAGAACGCCAAGATCTAGAGTTGCATTCTCTGCGGAttgtgccagccaggtgccccccctcaatatatttaaattagtCTTAAATGGtctgttttatgttctttttctgtaCATTAAAGCTACTAATACTTTGCTACTTGCTAAAAATGATTGAGAGTTAAGTTCAATTAAGAATTGacttataacttttaaaaaatcatctctttAAGAATCTGTGTATATCAAGATTTcctttaaaggtttatttacattttataaatttaaataagatataaaatgtaataataatgtatttatatattacttCTTAGGTTATTTAGCATCTAATCCAAGATTTGGATCATTGCCCAAAGTTGCACGTAAGttatagaagttaaaaaaacaaaccctaaagattcatttttttctttttaaaaacaagatgttTATAGCAACTGGAGATATGAATGTCAGGTTAACAAACTGCCTGCGTTGACTCTCTGAAAAATCAGTCTGTTTTTTTGTCGCTTTGAAGTTCTTAGTTCATTCAACACTTTCTGATATAAGACTGAGTAGTAGGGACTCCACCTTAGGCCTCGTTAAAGCCTGGACTCAGAGGCATGGGCACAACATACAAGAAGAGACCAAGCAGATGATATGGATGATAGAGCCATTAGGGCCTGTCATTCTCTTCTTTTGGCTAGTTAGCCGggttttttctaaatattttcttttttttttttaattttttaatgtttatttatttttgagagagagaaacagagcatgagtgggggaggagcagagagagagggagacacagaatccgaagcgggctccaggctctgggctgtcaaactcgcaaaccgcgagatcatgactgagccacccaggcatccccaggaTATTTTCTATAATGGACCTaccaaatgaataatttttaaaaatcagagacttTCTAGTAATACATTTCCCACAAACTTGGGGTTTCATCTTCTTCCACTCATACACAGACCCGTTATGGACAAAGAGGACGCGTTCCAGTTCAGGGTCTGAAACCTCATTCCCAGCAAGAAGAGCAGGTTGGACATTTCTCCCTTAGGAGATTCCCTCTGCCTCGTGAGCTCTCTTCCCTGCAGGCAAGATGGAGTGCCGCTGCCCCTACTGTAACCCATCAAGAGAATTAAGGGCCTTTGCCCCAGGATTTGGAATCCACCTACAGCCACCCACCGCCCAaagcccacccctccctgccctggggcctcAGGCATTTGTTTGCCACCTGGGCCTCCCACTGGCTGCCTGCCTCGGAGACACCACCTTTGCTGGCTCTATCCTGGCCCTTCCACCACCAGCTCAAAACTGAGGAGCTCAGAAAGCCTCCATTTCCCAATCCTGCTCTTTAATAGGGAGACTCATTGTCAGAGGTTTTGTTCGTTGATTTATCACAGTACTTTTCATGTAAGAATTACTACTGTTAATGTAGAAAGTTCTAGAAGATAATTAATAGAGGCGATGCTGAGCTTTTCAATTATCTTTCCTCACCTGCTTTTACAGTTGCGGGTATCTTGGGATTTGCCCTTGGAAAGGCATCATACATACGAGTGTGCCAGAGTAAATTCCATTCCGTCGAAGATCAGCTCCGTGGGGCTGGTTTTGGTCCAGGGCATAACAGGTTTgtaactgtttaaaaatttttattaagttcttaaattttaattccagagtAATTAATgcacagtgttctattagtttcaggggtacaatacagtgattcaacagctcCATGTATtagccagtgctcatcatgtcaagtgtactcttaatccccttcacctgcttcccccagccccccccacccagctcccccctggtaaccatcgactgttctctatagttaagagtctgttttttaatttctctctctctctctctctctctctcttaatttgttcccctttgctcacttgttttgtttctaaaattccacatatgaatgaaatcatatggcatttgtctttcttatttcacttagcataatactctctagatctatccatgtcaTCGCAACAGGTTTGTAATCTTTTTGGGTGAgggactgtttttatttattcatttatttattattttattggagaaaataaaagagagagagtaagcacgCGTGCGCAcaagcagtggagaggggcagagagagagaaagagaatctcaagcaggctccatgcttagcatggaacccaatgcggggcttgatcccacgactgtggggctcaaactcaacaaccatgagatcatgacctgagccaaagtcaagagtcagatgttcaaccgactgagccacccagacacccctttgaCTGAGGGATTGTAATGAAGataattataaaaagttaaataaggcCTTTTCACCACTTACAATATTAGACAATTTTTAACATATCTCTCTGttgaaaaaaacctctttaactCTCAATTTTTTGAGCTGTTGCTATTCAATAATAATTACCTGTTTCATTTGCTCaacattgagcacttactgtgttcgAGACATCGTGCAGGTCTCTAACGAATACCTTCATCAGCAGACATGGCCTCTACCATCACGGGGTCACACCGGACTTGAACAGGTTTCTTTACAGCGGGACTTCTCAGAACCCTTCTAGGTTGGCGTGTATTGCGATTCTCATTCGAGGTGTCAGCCACGGGACTCTGGAGTTAAGGACATTACCCCGGTGGTTAGAGTACCCAGGTGAAAACCACTTCTACTGCTTACaaagctgtgtaaccttggacaagtgTCTTACCCTCTCTgattttcagtttcctcctctgtagaaAGTGGTGATCAGAATTGTTTTCGTGGCATGTTACAAGGAATAGGAGTGATTATTTATGACAGTGAGGGCCCAGTAAATAGTACTTATTTCTATGATAGTATTGATAGGTTTGGTGTTAGGAACCCATTTCTTTCAAGACCTTGACTTGTCACAGTGGGTTCTATTTGAAAGGCAGCATGAAACCTGTGAAAACATCAGACGTGAAGATCATTATTGACCTTTGTGGGGGGGATGAGATTCTGGGGGGTGGTCTCAAACCAAGAGACAActcctgtttttcctttaaatattagaacttgtgaggggcacctgagtggctcagtcagttaagcatccaactctcttttggctcaggtcatgatcccagggtcataggatcgagccccatgtcaggctccgtgctgagcatggaacctgcttaagattctccctctctgccccacttttgcacgcacactctctctctctcaaaataaattaaaaaaaaaaaattaggctagTGACCTTCCAGATAGAAGACGCCTCTCAGTCACGCTGTGTTAAGACTAGATAGACCAACCAGTGACAAAGCACAGACTTCTGTTTTTGCTTCCATTCTAGGCACTGCCTGCTTACCTGTGAGGAGTGCAAAATCAAGCACGGATTACACGAGAAGGGAAGCTCTCAGCCTTCAGCTTCTTAAACTTGTCTCTATGGCTTTGGAAGTTCCTTAAACCTCTCTCTGAATTTGTACACATTTAGAATTTCAAGTGTACTTTAAAATAACATATGTATAGTGGAACAGAAACATTGTGCTTCTCTCTTTTTGACATGCTTTCTGGGGAAGATTCTCAATTGAAGCGAGCAGTATATGTTTGTCTGCGATTTGAGAACTTGTCGGGGGCATtcacacaccaaaaaagaaattacagtgCATTCCTTAACTTGCTTACAGCTGAGTAAAAGTGCTTCAAGCCTTCGCTGATTTGGGCCATCCATTCTTTCACTCTGCTTTTGTCCAGGGTTTTAAGATCGCGGATACAGGAGGGGAGTGAATATTCAGGAACTTGGGAAGCCATGCCCCAAAGAAAACCAATGTGTCTAGAGGTAGAAACACGGGACTAGAAAACCAATGTGTATAGAGGTAGAAACACGGGACTGTGTCTTCTAGGTTTGAGAAGTGCTTTCTAAAATATAGGAACCAAGATGTTTAAgttgataaaaaatatttcccttggaagagtcagaatttgaatccaCTGCCCTTTCAGTGACATAGATGACTTTGTGCCTCATTGGTGTGAAGTTTTGGAAGAACCCATCATCTTTAGGTTACTTGTTTAGCATGCTCATGGTCAGCACTAAAGAACTGGGTTCTTAAACTTGACTTTCCAAActgcccctccttctcccaaGGAACAATTTGTTTATGGGAACGATCACTTGAAGAATTAATTCACGGAATGATAAACTTTTGGGGCTATAAGGAGCTCAGAAGCAGCCAATCCAACCCCAGGAGTTGGATTCCTATTCTCCTACCAGGTTCTCTGCAtgaaaaaaccaaccaaccaaccagccagCTAACCTCTTCCACTGGAGACCTTGCATTTTATGGCGAGTTGTCTGAGACcttcataaacatttaatttgCATCTTCGCATTTTCTCAGGAAAATGCTTTATGTACGTGTCGCCATTTATTtactggtttgtgtgtgtgtgcgtgcacgcttGTGCGTACGTGTACCTGTTTGTATTAATACATCTTGAAACcatgtataaaaaggaaaatctcatCAGAAGTTAATAATTGATCTGaaatatctcattttaaatatcaaaaatatttgggaaattttctttttacatgaaCCTTAAGTGTATGacatggagggtttttttttttttttttttaagttcatttatttttgagagagagacagagtacaagtgttgggaggggcagagagagtgagagagacagagaatctgttagcacagaggctgacgtgggacttgatctcacgaagcttgagatcatgacctgagctgaaatcaacactTGGACGCTTACCACCCAGGCGTACCTGAAATGGTGTGGTTTTGACTTCATCTCCTTCATAGTACATATCCTGGTCTTTCAGTTGATAAAGTTCTATTTCTGTAAATCAGAAGCCAACAATCCTAGCTTCGTGGATGCAGTTGAACTCCTGACTCTGGCAACGAACTAGTGGGGACTCTGTTCTCTGGGTGATTGGCAACAATTCAGAATTAGGCACATTTATTTCCTACAAGCCAGAAAATGATTTCCCAGGGATCAGAACATCTTCAGATTGCCAAGCACAGCAAGTCAGTGTTGAAATCAGTCTTGGGGTACTGGGAAAAGATGAATCTATTATTGTTGAAAAGGCCCATTGTTTTTATAGCTGACGTCTTCATATTTCCTCCTGAGTCAAATTGGATTTATTGTTTGGGCTCTCTGCTTTTCCTAAGCAGGTAAGTTATTCATTGAAACAGTTCATCACAGTGATCTTTCCTTTCACGGGGTGAaaggaaatcaataaagaaaaaactggaagGTCATCCAAGAAATCTCAAATATTTTGCTGCTTTCTCTATTGCGTATATTAGGAAGCATGTATCGTGGGGAGAATGTTTCTTGCAGGAAGATGTGTCAAAAGAGTAGCATTTGTCTTGCAGCATTTAGAGATTACCAGCACTCGTCACCAAGCTGGTCATAAGCTTATGAGAGCATTgccttcatgataaaaacagacaaaaaagaggTACTGTATATAatgcttacatattttaaaaattctcacttaaggggctcagttaagcatctgactttggctcaggtaatgacctcacggttcatgagtttgagccctgcatctgctctctgctgtcagtgctgagcccaccttggatcttctctctctctctcactgtcactctctgcccctctcacctgtTCATGTgagcgtgtgcatgcacatgcacacactctctctctctctctctctcaaaaataaacattaaaaaaatatgtctcaCTTAAGCAAAGATATTCTCTTCCCTTGCTGTCAGAATAAATGACTTATCTATTGTCTGTTAATGTCATGAAAGTAATAAGTTATCTTGAATGACTTAAGCAATGAAAAGGTCATACAGATCATTTTCTTGATGTTCAACTAATGCAATCTGGTAATCAACAAAACTTTTCCATGTTAGAGCTCAACTATAGAATTTGATTTCATAGACATTTGAGGTttgaacaggggcacctgcgtgactcagtgggttgagcgcctgactcttgatttcggctcagatcatgatctcatggtcatgagatcgagccctgcatcaagattctctgtccctctccctcaaccccttccctgctctctctctctctctctctctctctcactctctcaaaagacaaaacaaaagtttGCAGAGATTTCAGTGATTAACCCAGAGGCagcaaagtccaggaccagataatCGAGTGAAGCTGAACTAGTGTAGTGGCATGTTAAACCCAGTCTTCTTCcacaacacacacaaatatgtggGCCCACTGTTGCCAGATCTTCCagcttttcaaaacaaataacacAGGTTTTTATGTGAGGATTCTGGTTTTTATATGTTCATTCTTTCATATATTCAATTACTGAGCACCCGGTCTGTGCCTAGGCACAATCCTAGATCCTGGAAATGCAACAGTGAACACAACTGACAGAATTCTATGTCTTTCTGGagttggtattcttttttttaaaattttttggggtgcctgggtggctcagccggttgagcatccgacttcagctcaggtcatgatctcatgatctgtgagttcgagccccgcatcgggctctgtgctgatggctcagagcctggagcttgctttgaattctgtgtccctctctcgctctgctcctcccctgctcatgctctgtctctctctcaagaataaataaaacattaaaaaatttttttaaaaatctttattcttgagagacagagagagagacagagtgagagtaggagaggggcagagagaaaggaacccagagaatctgaagcaggttccaggctctgggctgtcagcacagagcctgatgcacggctcgaactcacaaaacgtgagttcatgacctgagtcgaagtcagacgcttaaaccgactgagccacccaggtgccccaggagtttcTATTATTGCTAGTTTGCGGCATGAAATCCAGTCCAACCACCCACCGCTGTGAGAATCCCCTCCACTCTCTGGGCAGGTGAGATTCCAGGACGCACATATGTACTTCTTGGGGAAGGACACCTGCTGATCTACGGTGCCACGCTTTACACCGCCCAGCTGTGCAAAAGTGTTCGGAAAGGTCTTATGGGAGCCCAGGTTCGCCTCCCTCCCCCCTAGACTGGAAGCTCTTCCAGGATGAGAAGTATGTCTTCTTTTACTGATGTCTGAGTCTCCAGCCCCAACCCGAGTTCTTGGTCAGATATAAGGACTTCGTTTATGTTTCTCAGCCTACACCTGTAATTTCTCTGTGGCTACAAAACAGGATTCTTATTCTTCTTTCCCAGAGTGGCCTTTAAATACTGGAACACATGTTCCTCTCAGTTTCTTCAACCACTGGAGTGGGTTTCCAGCCCTGTCACATCCTGGTCTTGGGACACCTTTGGTACCTGTTGTCCTTTCTTACACCAAGACCCCAGACATGGATTGACCGGTTCAGAAAAGACCGGAATCATGGAGCTTTTCATTTCAGGCACGTGCACTGACAAGAGTGACCCTGCATGACGCTCTGTGCTCATATCCAGGCTCCGCCGCTGACTGAGTCagctctgtgcctccatttctcatctgtaaaatggaaacattttagaCTGTCCTGACAGGTTGTTCATGAGGATTAAACGAGCtactacttattatttttttcaagtactctctatgcccaatgtggggctcgaattcacgaccccaagatcaagagtggcatccTCTAACCACCGAACCAGGCACATACCccttaaatgagttaatacttaCAAAATGCTTCCAATAAATGATGCGTGGCTCAGAATAACCACCAAGGGATGTTAGCTATTACTACGACTACCACGACTTTTAATTGGAGTCCAAAAGTACGTGTCACACTTTTTTGGCCTGTGCTAAGCTTTTCACATGACCTACCTTTAAGTCAAGTCTCCCCATTTTATGCTTAGGCAGCTGCTCATTCTGAACTCCAGTCTAACGCATGATATCTTTAGTTCTTTTTGATTTCATGATGCTATTATCCATCCTTTTGAGTTTCAAATTTGTAATTCAACAGGTGAGTGTTGTGTCAGCTGCCCTGGAAAATATTCAGTTAACCCCTTTGGTTTCTTAATGTATAGTGTCCCTGTAAGTGCTCAATCTTTATTGGCTGAATGATCGTCTTGAAGAATGTATTACAACCTTGAAGAGTAGTTTGGTTTATTAGAGAGAAGAGACATCTCTAGATATGGTGGGACAGGAATGAGGCTAGGAAGGGGAGGTGACAAaaggggaagggtgggagggaggaattaATAACGGTGGGGAAACAAATATCAAAAAGGAACTTCCCTTAATACCTCCCTGGTTTTGAAAATCAGGGCTGTTACCACAGGCCTGATGCTTTGGAAGCCCAGAAGTGGCTTCCTTCATTAATTCGACAATAATTTTTCAGTACCTACAATATGCAAGGCAATGTGCCAGAAGAAAGGGGGGTATTTTCGTACACAAGAAGTAGAGAAAAGATATGTAAATAAACAGCTGTAATACAATGTGGGGTAGTGTCTGTATGAGACAAATGAAAGGCCCACTGGAATTCGGGGCAGCAATAGTTACCTTTGCTGCCCTCGTAGATTGTATTACCAGCCTAATTCTTCACCTCTCCTTACATCCTTGCCTTCGGACATGGAATTTTGCATTTCTTCCCACTGTGAGTGGGGCACAGTACCTAGCTCTTGACCTTAGGTTTTGTCCACATGACTTGGTTTAGGCAGAATGTGGGGCAGAAATGAAGGTGTGCCAGTTCCAGACTTAAGCCTTATAAGCCCTGTGTGTTTCTATttgggtctctttttttttttttaatttttttttaatgtttatttttgacagagagacagcgcatgagcaggggaggggcagagagagtgtgagacacagaatctgaacaggctccaggctccgagctgtcagcacacagcctgacgcagggctcgaactcacggactgtgagattgtgacctgagccgaagttggacgctcaaccgactgagccacccaggtacccctctactTGTGTCTCTGTCTTAAGGACAGGCCCAACACTAGATGCAGAGGCACAAGCCTGCACACTGATCTCCAGCTCCACAATTGCCAAAGACCCAGTCGTTATAATAACCCCCTTACTCTGTATCAGAGCAATTCGGCTTTTCTATCAAACTCTAATACAGAAACTTGGTAGCTGTAAGTGGGGTGCTGCCATAACACAAACCTAAAACGCGACATTGGTCTGGGGGACAAGAGGCAGATCATGTACTGACAGGACTTTGGGGACATGGTTAGTGTAAACTAAAAAGCCTGGATGAGGCTCTCAAGGTGACTGTCAAGGATCACAGGAGAGGGAAACGTTATTGGAAGCTGGAAGAGATTTTGAGTATGAGTCACACAGAGTTTAGCAAAACTCTTACCCGTGGTGacacagaaaattgaaaatgtacCTAAAACTTGATCTAGCTGAGACTTCCGGGCCATGTTGAGGGTGACACTT includes:
- the OCIAD2 gene encoding OCIA domain-containing protein 2 isoform X2, with amino-acid sequence MASVSTHGNQDKGPHLPPPSKQSLLFCPKSKLHIHRGEISKIIRECQEESFWKRALPFSLVSMLATQGLVHHGYLASNPRFGSLPKVALAGILGFALGKASYIRVCQSKFHSVEDQLRGAGFGPGHNRHCLLTCEECKIKHGLHEKGSSQPSAS
- the OCIAD2 gene encoding OCIA domain-containing protein 2 isoform X3; the protein is MLATQGLVHHGYLASNPRFGSLPKVALAGILGFALGKASYIRVCQSKFHSVEDQLRGAGFGPGHNRHCLLTCEECKIKHGLHEKGSSQPSAS